In the genome of Rhodamnia argentea isolate NSW1041297 chromosome 3, ASM2092103v1, whole genome shotgun sequence, one region contains:
- the LOC115730836 gene encoding F-box protein At5g03100-like — protein MAESSVHGAILRESSGDRPNRTTQNPHPPPSLKRSSSPRDFLSSLPDAAIHRIFSFLPLRDAVKTGVLSKRWRSTWTTTTDLVFDGQIGTLGFPSLVDSVLSQCTSPTVKKFHLTDFRYDEPDRPKVDLWLRFVAGRPVEELHLRPSFFSPVKYELPQFLYSLSWLGRLEVSLCCFSLGGIIRWPCLKTLVIEYSEFSDDILEGIFSGSPVLESVQFRGCKGVKNIIIDSTSVKELVLNDHWFSNPDRIWAPHLQSLRVLGRWYHDSMFRLDDVSSLVEAELVFSIRIRTGTLVSDKKRMCCDLVKGFFEKLHGVPTITVGGWCLQILSLLELEGLPSPFFKCQNLILHGPVSQWDFPGIAYLLKNSQCLEKLDIVLTDLPLQLDLFEESAERFNFDEGDFLPSRKENFDFLVKHLKRVEIIGFGANSFGSKHLFALIKFLLGEALVLEKLIIKTELPTCKGQKCHDAAVLSKLLGTSRNVLRYQRASKNAEVIFDYPFE, from the exons ATGGCGGAGAGCTCCGTGCACGGCGCCATCCTCCGCGAATCCTCCGGCGACCGACCGAATCGCACCACACAAAACCCacatcctcctccttctttgAAACGGAGCAGCAGCCCTAGGGATTTCCTCAGCTCCTTGCCAGACGCCGCGATCCACCGCATCTTCTCGTTTCTGCCCCTCCGAGACGCCGTCAAGACCGGCGTCCTCTCCAAGCGCTGGCGGTCCACTtggaccaccaccaccgaccTTGTCTTCGATGGACAGATCGGTACCTTGGGCTTCCCGTCCCTCGTCGACAGCGTCCTGAGCCAGTGCACCTCGCCCACGGTGAAGAAATTCCACCTCACCGACTTCAGGTACGATGAGCCCGACCGCCCCAAGGTCGACCTATGGCTTCGCTTCGTGGCGGGACGCCCTGTGGAGGAGCTCCACCTGAGGCCGTCTTTCTTCTCGCCGGTAAAGTATGAACTGCCGCAGTTCTTGTATAGCTTGAGTTGGTTGGGGCGTCTGGAAGTCAGTTTGTGTTGTTTCTCATTGGGTGGGATTATTAGGTGGCCATGTCTTAAGACTTTGGTGATAGAATATTCAGAGTTCAGTGATGATATACTTGAGGGAATTTTCAGTGGAAGTCCTGTTTTAGAGTCCGTTCAGTTCCGCGGGTGCAAAGGAGTGAAGAACATTATAATAGATTCAACAAGCGTGAAAGAGTTGGTACTCAACGATCACTGGTTCTCTAATCCGGACAGAATTTGGGCCCCGCATTTGCAGTCACTGCGTGTATTAGGCAGATGGTATCATGATTCCATGTTCAGACTTGACGATGTATCTTCTTTGGTTGAAGCTGAGTTAGTTTTTTCCATTCGAATTCGAACTGGAACTCTTGTCTCCGATAAAAAGAGGATGTGCTGCGACTTGGTGAAGGGATTTTTTGAGAAGCTGCACGGAGTACCTACAATCACCGTTGGCGGTTGGTGCTTGCAG ATTCTGTCCCTTTTGGAGTTGGAAGGACTGCCTTCTCCATtcttcaaatgtcagaacctgaTACTACATGGGCCAGTTAGCCAATGGGACTTTCCTGGGATAGCATACTTGCTAAAAAATTCACAGTGCCTGGAAAAATTAGACATAGTCCTGACTGACCTCCCCCTTCAG CTTGACCTCTTTGAAGAATCTGCAGAACGTTTTAACTTTGACGAAGGAGATTTTTTACCATCACGGAAGGAGAACTTCGACTTTTTGGTAAAACATCTCAAGAGAGTTGAGATCATCGGTTTTGGAGCTAATAGTTTTGGGTCAAAACATCTGTTCGCCCtgattaagtttcttcttggGGAAGCACTTGTGCTGGAGAAGTTGATTATCAAGACTGAATTGCCCACATGCAAGGGACAAAAATGCCATGACGCTGCTGTTCTGTCGAAACTACTTGGCACGAGCCGAAACGTACTCAGATATCAAAGAGCTTCCAAAAATGCTGAGGTTATCTTTGATTATCCTTTTGAATAG
- the LOC125314077 gene encoding F-box/LRR-repeat protein At5g02910-like → MDRIELPRPSDDQDETRDHQNQCLVLLDQLPDAIILHIFSFLTTTESIKTSVLSKRWRSTWTSNPYITFSLPVDKRPKRNSKNFIHFTEAFIDTVLSFWTTIKVKRLLFDVPFHASMQSSIDRLLQFAVRHNFEELSMTLSSGRSSSWPLTVYVLPHFLFRCTTLVSFRVICCCFLMIGAVNWSSLKILRIEFADFDDDAMIRLLSGSPVLESLELKFCQGFKHIRVESRALKELVIDSHGTRSLILEIWAPYLLKLRLVGNSVGAGFKVHEASSLVEADLNFDLTYALDAFGRVRAHGDLVKGLLQRLHHVTKLVMGSWCLQVLSLMDTRELRLPSLECRHPTFLIAADHKGVPGLAKILESSPCLEKLFLQLTCKHSSSWSLQNLGRPNFDAEEFWNSPKRRIYRRLTHVKVVDPGANLLAWEPALSMLKFLLQNTPSLDEIAINSANSNPSKAIHPWVLLKVARIILSHARCSPSAKVILKYPSQGCPSKRARKS, encoded by the exons ATGGACAGGATCGAACTACCACGTCCTTCTGATGATCAAGATGAAACCCGAGACCATCAAAACCAGTGTCTTGTCCTTCTTGACCAATTGCCTGACGCCATAATCCTTcatatcttctccttcttgaccACAACAGAATCCATCAAAACCAGTGTCTTGTCCAAGCGATGGCGTTCCACTTGGACCTCTAATCCATATATTACTTTCTCTTTACCGGTCGACAAAAGGCCGAAACGGAACTCCAAGAACTTCATACATTTCACAGAAGCTTTCATAGACACGGTACTGTCATTCTGGACCACAATTAAGGTAAAAAGGTTGCTCTTTGACGTTCCTTTCCATGCCTCGATGCAGTCGAGCATTGATAGGTTGCTCCAATTTGCTGTCCGGCACAACTTCGAAGAGTTGTCGATGACCCTGTCTAGTGGGCGGTCATCTAGTTGGCCACTCACCGTCTATGTGTTGCCGCATTTCTTGTTCCGCTGCACCACGCTAGTAAGTTTTCGCGTGATCTGTTGCTGTTTTCTCATGATTGGCGCTGTGAACTGGTCTTCGCTGAAGATATTGCGCATTGAATTTGCGGACTTCGATGATGATGCGATGATAAGACTGTTGAGTGGCAGTCCTGTTCTAGAGTCACTTGAGTTGAAATTCTGCCAGGGGTTCAAGCACATTAGAGTGGAATCAAGAGCTTTGAAAGAGTTGGTGATCGATTCTCACGGGACGCGAAGCTTAATCCTGGAAATTTGGGCTCCTTATCTACTCAAATTACGCCTAGTGGGCAATTCTGTAGGGGCAGGGTTCAAAGTACACGAGGCATCTTCCTTGGTTGAGGCCGATTTAAATTTCGACTTGACTTATGCACTCGATGCATTTGGTCGGGTTCGCGCTCATGGTGATCTTGTCAAAGGGCTTCTCCAGAGGCTGCATCATGTCACGAAGTTGGTGATGGGGAGCTGGTGCCTTCAG GTGCTGTCGCTAATGGACACGAGAGAATTGCGTCTTCCATCCTTAGAATGTCGGCATCCGACATTCCTCATTGCAGCGGACCATAAGGGAGTTCCCGGTCTAGCAAAAATACTCGAAAGTTCGCCATGCTTGGAGAAGTTATTCTTACAACTGACTTGCAAACATAGTAGTTCTTGG TCCTTGCAGAATCTTGGCCGTCCCAACTTTGATGCAGAAGAATTCTGGAATTCTCCAAAGCGAAGGATCTACCGGCGTCTAACGCATGTCAAGGTTGTCGATCCTGGTGCCAATTTGTTGGCATGGGAACCTGCTCTTTCCATGCTCAAGTTTCTCCTCCAGAATACACCCAGTTTGGACGAAATAGCGATCAACAGTGCCAATTCCAACCCGTCCAAGGCGATTCATCCATGGGTGTTGCTCAAAGTTGCCCGGATAATTCTGTCGCACGCAAGGTGTTCTCCGAGCGCGAAGGTCATTCTTAAGTATCCTTCCCAAGGATGTCCTTCTAAACGCGCGCGTAAGTCCTGA